In Sphaeramia orbicularis chromosome 7, fSphaOr1.1, whole genome shotgun sequence, one genomic interval encodes:
- the tmem9 gene encoding proton-transporting V-type ATPase complex assembly regulator TMEM9: protein MSSSRKGSWTFVVAAAVTVFLLDGVFVHAKSFEDVRCKCICPPYRNITGHIYNRNVSQKDCTCLHVVEPMPVPGHDVEAYCLLCECKYEERSSNTIKVTIIIYLSVVGALLLYMLFLLLVDPLIRKHDPYTQPLHNEEDSEEMRPQVDNSQARGNTMLERVEGAQQRWKKQVQEQRKTVFDRHKMLS from the exons ATGTCATCTAGCAGGAAAGGATCGTGGACATTTGTAGTGGCTGCAGCAGTGACCGTGTTTCTGCTGGATGGGGTTTTTGTACACGCGAAG agCTTTGAGGATGTTCGCTGCAAGTGCATTTGCCCACCATACAGAAACATCACTGGTCACATCTACAACAGAAATGTGTCTCAGAAGGATTG taccTGCCTCCATGTAGTGGAGCCTATGCCAGTGCCCGGCCATGATGTAGAGGCTTATTGCCTGTTGTGCGAATGCAAATATGAAGAGCGAAGCAGCAACACCATCAAG GTAACTATCATCATCTACCTGTCTGTCGTGGGTGCACTGCTCCTCTACATGCTGTTCTTACTCCTGGTCGATCCTCTTATCCGTAAACATGACCCCTACACCCAGCCACTGCACAACGAGGAAGACTCTGAG GAGATGCGTCCACAGGTGGATAACAGCCAGGCCAGAGGGAATACGATGCTTGAACGTGTTGAGGGAGCACAGCAGCGTTGGAAGAAGCAGGTCCAGGAGCAGCGAAAGACTGTATTTGACCGCCACAAGATGCTCAGTTAA